The following are encoded in a window of Synechocystis sp. PCC 7509 genomic DNA:
- a CDS encoding dienelactone hydrolase family protein, with protein MLQDLSDFEQLELTFENETRSVFRKGKGPGVIVMHEVPGLHPGVIRLANALCDAGLTVWLPSLFGKPSKEVNAYYIAASLIRGCVMHEFTVLATSKNSPVTSWLRCLARHAHTECGGPGVGAIGMCITGGFALAMMVEEAVLAPVVCNPSLPFALTPDRKRDLGIDEDTLFQAKKRSAEQGICVLGLRFTADIFVPNERFHRLYEEFGTNFQAIEIDSSRGNCHGINQFAHSVLGVHHVDEPNHPTVVAESQTVAFIKDRLMQDGHSLDPKSGGQE; from the coding sequence ATGTTACAAGATTTGTCCGATTTTGAGCAGCTTGAACTAACTTTTGAAAATGAGACCCGCAGCGTTTTTCGCAAGGGTAAGGGACCAGGCGTGATTGTCATGCACGAGGTTCCAGGTCTTCACCCAGGTGTTATTCGTCTAGCCAACGCCCTATGCGACGCTGGCTTAACAGTTTGGCTGCCTTCATTGTTTGGTAAGCCCAGTAAAGAGGTAAATGCCTATTACATCGCCGCGTCTTTAATTCGTGGTTGTGTTATGCATGAGTTTACTGTATTAGCAACTTCCAAAAACAGTCCCGTGACATCTTGGTTACGATGTTTAGCTAGACACGCCCATACTGAATGCGGCGGTCCAGGAGTCGGGGCAATCGGTATGTGCATAACTGGAGGATTTGCCTTGGCTATGATGGTAGAAGAAGCTGTTTTAGCACCTGTAGTTTGCAATCCGTCGCTTCCTTTTGCTCTAACACCGGATCGTAAACGGGATCTCGGTATTGATGAGGATACGCTTTTCCAAGCGAAAAAGAGAAGTGCGGAACAAGGCATCTGTGTCCTCGGCCTGCGATTCACCGCCGATATTTTCGTACCAAATGAGCGTTTTCATCGGCTCTATGAGGAATTTGGCACTAACTTTCAGGCTATCGAAATCGATTCGTCCCGAGGCAATTGTCATGGGATTAATCAATTTGCACATTCGGTATTAGGCGTGCATCATGTTGATGAACCAAACCATCCGACTGTAGTGGCCGAGTCTCAGACTGTTGCTTTCATTAAGGATCGCCTGATGCAGGACGGTCATAGCTTAGATCCGAAATCAGGTGGACAGGAGTGA
- a CDS encoding Uma2 family endonuclease, which translates to MTTSPTKNLTIEEYLIYDDGTDNRYELVDGKLIMVPLPTADHSDEIDLLLEVFRAEINQQKLLWQAKRDVGVYIGKSLNTGRDYSRSPDVCILLSEDWAKLKAEKGAAVLRTVPLMVVEVVSTNRKDDYVDKVEEYQGLGIPEYWIVDGRDKLVSVLLLDDGRYHRTEFRGGERIISRAFPLLVLTAEQVLSA; encoded by the coding sequence ATGACGACATCCCCAACCAAAAACTTAACTATAGAGGAGTATCTAATTTACGATGACGGGACAGATAACCGTTACGAGCTTGTGGATGGAAAATTGATCATGGTTCCCCTGCCAACGGCTGACCACTCCGATGAAATTGATTTGCTTCTAGAAGTTTTTAGGGCAGAAATTAACCAACAGAAATTACTTTGGCAAGCCAAACGCGATGTAGGAGTATACATCGGGAAATCTTTAAACACAGGCAGAGATTATTCACGTAGTCCTGACGTTTGTATTCTCTTGTCCGAGGATTGGGCAAAACTTAAAGCTGAAAAAGGAGCAGCAGTTTTAAGAACTGTCCCTCTGATGGTTGTTGAGGTTGTATCAACTAACCGAAAAGATGACTATGTGGACAAGGTGGAGGAGTACCAGGGTCTAGGCATTCCTGAGTATTGGATTGTAGATGGGCGCGATAAATTAGTTTCAGTCCTGCTGTTAGATGATGGACGTTATCACAGGACTGAATTTAGAGGCGGTGAACGGATTATCTCACGGGCTTTCCCATTGTTAGTTTTGACAGCAGAGCAGGTGTTATCAGCATAA
- a CDS encoding 2-isopropylmalate synthase, with protein sequence MTDKLIIFDTTLRDGEQSPGASMTREEKIRIAKALERMGVDVIEAGFPIASIGDFDAVKAVATVVKNSTVCGLARALNRDIDTAAEALKPASSRRIHTFIATSPIHMKMKLRMEPEQVIEQAVAAVKRARRYTDDVEFSAEDAGRSDIDFLCRIIESAIAAGATTVNIPDTVGYNLPNQFGSLIKTLIERIPNSDKAVFSVHCHNDLGLAVGNSLSGVLSGARQVECTVNGLGERAGNAALEEIVMAVRTRRDVFPCDVRLDTTQIVYCSRLVSNITGFPVQPNKAIVGANAFAHESGIHQDGVLKNRETYEIMRAEDVGWHANRIVLGKHSGRNAFRTRLRELGVEFSREEDLNEAFRRFKALADRKHEIYDEDLQALVTEADLAVSNERVKWVSLCVYSETGESPKSKITLWINGEERSHTAEGSGPVDATFKAIESIVDSGCTLLLYSVNALTTGTDALGEVTVRLDNAGRTVNGQGVDTDVIAASAKAYINALNKVMNPVARYHPQSEETATYVAVRKFPLVSNLLKLNSII encoded by the coding sequence ATGACTGACAAATTGATAATTTTTGATACCACTTTACGCGATGGAGAGCAGAGTCCCGGTGCCTCTATGACCCGCGAGGAAAAAATACGCATCGCCAAAGCACTTGAGCGCATGGGAGTAGATGTCATAGAAGCGGGATTTCCCATCGCGAGCATTGGTGACTTCGATGCTGTAAAGGCAGTCGCTACAGTGGTGAAGAATAGCACTGTCTGCGGATTGGCGCGGGCGCTGAACCGTGACATCGACACGGCTGCGGAGGCACTTAAGCCTGCCAGTTCCAGGCGCATTCATACATTCATCGCGACTTCTCCCATCCACATGAAAATGAAGCTACGCATGGAACCGGAGCAAGTCATTGAGCAAGCAGTGGCGGCAGTTAAGCGCGCGCGGCGTTATACCGATGATGTCGAGTTCTCTGCGGAGGATGCAGGACGTTCCGACATCGACTTTCTTTGCCGCATCATTGAATCTGCAATCGCCGCTGGTGCTACCACGGTAAATATTCCCGACACGGTTGGCTATAATCTCCCTAATCAATTCGGTAGCTTGATCAAGACTCTCATCGAGCGCATCCCAAACAGCGACAAGGCTGTCTTTTCCGTACATTGCCATAACGACTTAGGTCTTGCGGTTGGAAATTCGCTCTCCGGAGTGTTAAGTGGTGCCAGGCAGGTTGAATGCACGGTCAATGGTCTCGGCGAGCGCGCTGGTAACGCGGCACTTGAAGAGATCGTAATGGCGGTGCGCACACGCCGAGATGTCTTCCCTTGCGACGTTAGACTCGACACGACGCAGATAGTATACTGTTCACGACTGGTGTCCAATATCACCGGATTCCCCGTACAACCTAATAAAGCCATCGTTGGTGCCAATGCATTCGCGCACGAGTCGGGTATTCATCAAGATGGCGTACTCAAGAATCGCGAGACCTACGAGATAATGCGGGCTGAAGATGTCGGTTGGCATGCCAACCGCATAGTGCTTGGTAAGCACTCGGGACGCAATGCCTTCCGTACGCGCTTGCGTGAACTGGGCGTAGAGTTTAGTCGTGAGGAAGACCTAAATGAAGCCTTCAGGCGTTTTAAGGCTCTTGCCGACCGGAAGCACGAAATCTACGATGAAGATTTGCAAGCCCTAGTGACTGAAGCCGACCTCGCTGTCAGCAACGAGCGCGTGAAGTGGGTTTCTCTATGCGTTTATTCTGAGACTGGTGAAAGCCCCAAGTCCAAGATCACGTTGTGGATAAACGGTGAAGAGCGTTCGCATACGGCGGAGGGCAGCGGTCCGGTCGATGCGACGTTCAAGGCGATAGAAAGTATTGTCGATAGCGGTTGTACTTTACTGCTGTACTCAGTCAATGCGCTCACGACCGGCACTGATGCACTAGGCGAAGTTACCGTCCGCCTGGACAATGCTGGTCGTACTGTAAACGGGCAAGGAGTGGATACGGATGTCATCGCCGCATCCGCTAAAGCTTATATCAATGCCTTAAACAAAGTCATGAACCCAGTGGCTCGGTATCATCCGCAGTCTGAGGAAACTGCGACATATGTGGCAGTTAGGAAATTTCCTCTTGTATCGAATCTGTTAAAACTAAATTCAATCATTTAG
- a CDS encoding tyrosine-type recombinase/integrase: MKIDRHDQAKILSPLELSRIFTTGLKLPRDRALFGVCLYTGTRIAEACSLHTKDVYAIDGSIRPRVTIRKGTTKGKIETRSVPVNQQLKALLEDYSSSKVYLFPGRHGLGHIHPDSADKILRAAFIDLGIEGASTHSFRRTCLTQMHRSGVPLKVIQEISGHKTLSALQKYLAVMDEDLESAVATLCF, translated from the coding sequence ATGAAAATAGACCGTCACGACCAAGCTAAAATTCTATCACCATTGGAGCTATCAAGAATTTTCACCACTGGGTTGAAATTGCCACGCGATCGCGCTTTGTTTGGAGTCTGTCTCTACACCGGGACTCGGATTGCGGAAGCTTGTTCGCTGCACACTAAAGATGTATACGCCATTGACGGCAGCATCAGACCCCGCGTTACCATCCGTAAAGGGACGACTAAGGGCAAGATAGAAACTCGCTCGGTTCCGGTCAATCAACAGCTAAAAGCCTTGCTGGAAGACTACTCATCGTCTAAGGTGTATCTATTTCCAGGTAGGCACGGGTTGGGACACATTCACCCCGATTCGGCAGACAAGATTCTCCGGGCAGCATTTATAGATTTGGGAATTGAGGGAGCGAGTACCCACAGCTTCCGCCGCACTTGCCTAACCCAGATGCACCGCTCTGGCGTACCATTGAAGGTGATTCAGGAAATATCCGGGCATAAAACCCTCTCGGCTTTGCAGAAGTATTTAGCGGTGATGGATGAAGATTTGGAATCCGCCGTTGCTACTCTTTGTTTTTAA